Below is a window of Garra rufa chromosome 24, GarRuf1.0, whole genome shotgun sequence DNA.
AATCGGTGCTCCTTGGTTTGTGTGAATGTTCTGCACATTAGGCCTGTAGTGAAAAGTTGGCTGCAAGAGCAGAGGTGCTTTTGTGTTGAGACTTGAGAACCTCGCACGCCTGAAACGAATACTCTGCACTGAAACTTGACTGGACACAGAGCTCGAATCAGACTGAGAGGAGCTCTCTTCATCGCTGCTGACATCTGAAGAATCCGACAGGGagtcatcctcctcctcctcctcatctgaAGTCCCGGAGTTGCTGGTGGTAGAGAAACTCGACCCGAAATCCGAATCGTTGTTCACCCGTTCTGAGATTGAGCTAGATTCCGTGTCGCTGCTGCAGCTTTCCTGAAAATGTCCAGTGTGGATCCGAGGATCGACGTAAAATCCATGTTCGAGGTGGTGAAACTGGCTCAAAGATCCATTGGGAACTTTTGGTTTACAGCACTTTGGGACGACCAAAACCGGATGGCTTCGTTTGCTCCTCGACCAGAATTGCCTCACGCTGCTCTCTCGCTTCCTCTTCCTTTTGTAAAGTAGGTCTGCGTTGCCTTGGTGCTTTGCCTGCGCTGCAATGGCGGACTGATAGAGCAGCGGTTGCCGATTCACAACGTGCCGAAAAAGCGTATGTTTCTGATTAAAAGCCACACAGTTGTCAGGTATTTGATCTGTTTCATAGTTTTTAAAGGGTGTAGATGCCGACTTCGTGACCGGTTGAAAGTCACGGGCGAAGGATTTGCTGTAAATTTGAGGTAGATTTGAGTGAGTGCGAGGGACAGGGTCCTGTCGAACAGCTTTATTTTTGAATGAGAAAGTCTGAGGAACGCCATGCAAACTCAACCAAACTTTCTCTCTCCAAAAGTCACTTCGGGCAGAGGTGCGATTTTTGCCGTCGCACATTTTCTCTGAGGAATTTTTTGTCTTTTCCCTTCTTTTGTTTGACTTCAATACGCGCTCAGTTTTGCATGAAAAATACAGTGCCTCCACGTCCTCTCTTGAAATCAGAGTGCATTTAGCTGCATGGAAAGCTATAGAATTTATTGCTTTGAGCTTTCGCAATTCCTCCAAATCACAGTGATGCTTCTTCACGTTTAAATGGTCCATTCGTTTGTGTACAGTAGTCCGCGGAATATTTTTCAGGAGGTCGGTGAAGACTTGAGAAAGGGCAAACATTTGTTTGCCTTTGATAACCAAATAGCCAAGCTTTACACCCTGCATTTCCTCAAAACCGGATTCCAAGTCCCCCATTTTCTTCATTGCATTAATTCCAACATTTAGAGCGACGGATGTCCTGAAAGTAGCTTTACTGCTGCTTCTTTATTTCAAGGCATTCTGCTGACCGCTCCAGCATGGGCTTTGACATGTCCACGCTGCCTGATGaacaaaaagttttaaatagaaaaataaaaatgaaatggccTGCTTGAATTAAAACAATCAGTCCATTGACCTGAGCACTGCATGATCGATGGAATGTGTGTGATGTTGCCGACAGGCTGGCTGCTGCCTGTCTGAGCTCCTGTATACCTGCGCTCCCTCAGCTCCCTTCCCATTTGGCCATGAGGAAAAGAGGAAGGTGAACAGCACTGCCAGTGAGATGGATAAAAAGCGAGGAGAGTAGGGAAGGGAAAAAGAGAGGGAGTGAGCGACAGAGAAagcaagagagagagggagggcgagagagagaaatagagtccaaaatgcagctgctattCCCGTTGCTGGTTTAGTCACAAATAAAATGACAGTGGGAACTGAGCAAGGCCGGAGACACCTTCATCAATTAATGCCCCCAAAGCCGACGCTGATTGGACGTTACTGACAGGTGATGCAATAAAAATGGATATTCCACCCATGGCCACCCCCATCCCCCTAGCTAATTACCATACTGTTGTAATCCCACCTCTCTTAGAGCAAATAATTCGCTAGTGATAAGTTCATGCTTAGAAATTAATATTAGTCATTTTGTCGGAGTGTTGTAACAACTTTGTGTTGTTGTGcttgtgaaaaattattaatgCTGACAGATGGGTATGTTGGACAGCATATATAATGATGtgcagcttttttattttaacaaattaaacatgGTCGTGGTTAtcgcattttaatttaaatgctttttatcTTTTGAAATATCATTATACACATCATCATGCAGATTTTAATTTGGTAATTTCTCTAATTTCATGGAGATAAGCATTTTAACTCAAACTGacgtacattttaaaattaaaagcaaACATTTGTTAACAGTGGCAAGTTAAAAGCAGAATGAAAATATCAATGTTTGCATTTTACCAATCCTAAAACTCGTTTGAATTCGGAAAAAAGAGATTCGCAGACAATTGTGTGTAAGGTGTTTTCTTTTTCTGTGATATTGCATATTTAATCAACACAAATCTAAATATATATCATCTCAGCTAatgctttttgtcattttgtgtGCATGTGCTGTAAGCTCGCCCTTTAAGGTAACAGTATGTGCAGAAAAAAATAGCCATGCTTTGAAAAATCTTCGGAGCTTTTTTCCAAGTTGCAAATTAATATATTCAAATTCTAAAATAAGAGCTGTCGATCATGATACACGAATTGTAGAAAGAGCTAAGAATGCAAGAAACacgtgtgtaaaaaaaaatgtgtacatgttaATCAGCATGTTCGAATACTCTCGTAATTGTTCAGTTTTACACTCGGCATCTAAGTTAGAAAGATAGTCTATTATTCATACTTTTGCGGTCCATTTTTTTTCACAGATCAGGCAGGCCTCCATCCCACTTCCTACTAACGTGAAAGAGAAAATAACGGGTCTTCACAAGCAAAGACTTCCCCCTCCCCCGTTTGTGTCAGTGTACAGA
It encodes the following:
- the skida1 gene encoding SKI/DACH domain-containing protein 1; this translates as MKKMGDLESGFEEMQGVKLGYLVIKGKQMFALSQVFTDLLKNIPRTTVHKRMDHLNVKKHHCDLEELRKLKAINSIAFHAAKCTLISREDVEALYFSCKTERVLKSNKRREKTKNSSEKMCDGKNRTSARSDFWREKVWLSLHGVPQTFSFKNKAVRQDPVPRTHSNLPQIYSKSFARDFQPVTKSASTPFKNYETDQIPDNCVAFNQKHTLFRHVVNRQPLLYQSAIAAQAKHQGNADLLYKRKRKRESSVRQFWSRSKRSHPVLVVPKCCKPKVPNGSLSQFHHLEHGFYVDPRIHTGHFQESCSSDTESSSISERVNNDSDFGSSFSTTSNSGTSDEEEEEDDSLSDSSDVSSDEESSSQSDSSSVSSQVSVQSIRFRRARFSSLNTKAPLLLQPTFHYRPNVQNIHTNQGAPITLDCERTGKTQKSDSSRDAHNKDGDAANVQKFCPVRTCFPDFKQNEGSEAPSRLEFSNDPKTTNSVANRIKETGLTPNANGNKAFPQQRIPGSANKCSQALISHCVPDKEITVCKSSDSNLSLAANSKREAKTSLKLPSPLKPIKTETEEPISTSGFNNEGTRAVKTPPFLLSNVKIKVEDTFDEYEYANQPPEYQCCKDNDADAQRISNHFKETDHCKATESSVQKHTACNEESRSTLNTPCSEEGESKNGARVRRNYRAMLLGKKAESVRTSAKSVAKVDRSPRSAGKFASSEGSNEDCAGASKRKRASANVASLKKPFRFMANFPSPPSLVIGSDGDLSPAYSLNSLGSSRLPHRSHPVWRWQLGHSVVPPPPSHKFRKASVIP